A genomic segment from Mus caroli chromosome 17, CAROLI_EIJ_v1.1, whole genome shotgun sequence encodes:
- the Pi16 gene encoding peptidase inhibitor 16 isoform X2, translating to MHGSCSPWVMLPPPLLLLLLLTAAGPTTALTEDEKQTMVDLHNQYRAQVSPPASDMLQMRWDDELAAFAKAYAQKCVWGHNKERGRRGENLFAITDEGMDVPLAVGNWHEEHEYYNFSTATCDPNQMCGHYTQVVWSKTERIGCGSHFCETLQGVEEANIHLLVCNYEPPGNVKGRKPYQEGTPCSQCPLGYSCENSLCEPMRNPEKAQDSPPRVTEVPSTRATEAPSSRETGAENPEKAGWDLKNSAHVWGPFLGLLLPSLLLLAGMV from the exons atgcatggcTCCTGCAGCCCGTGGGTGATGTTGCCGCCGCcactgctcctcctgctgctgctgaccgCCGCTGGCCCCACCACAGCCCTCACAGAGGACGAGAAGCAAACTATGGTGGATCTTCACAACCAGTACCGTGCCCAGGTGTCCCCGCCAGCCTCAGATATGCTGCAGATG AGGTGGGATGACGAGCTGGCCGCCTTCGCCAAGGCCTACGCTCAGAAGTGCGTGTGGGGCCACAACAAAGAACGCGGGCGGCGCGGAGAGAACTTGTTTGCCATCACGGACGAGGGCATGGACGTGCCGCTGGCCGTGGGGAACTGGCACGAGGAGCATGAATATTACAATTTCAGCACGGCCACCTGTGATCCGAACCAGATGTGCGGCCACTACACTCAG GTAGTGTGGAGCAAGACTGAGAGAATTGGCTGTGGCTCCCACTTCTGCGAGACGCTCCAGGGAGTGGAAGAAGCTAACATCCATTTGCTGGTGTGCAACTATGAACCCCC GGGGAACGTGAAGGGCCGTAAGCCCTACCAGGAGGGGACTCCTTGCTCCCAGTGCCCTCTTGGTTACAGCTGTGAGAACTCTCTCTGTG AGCCCATGAGAAACCCGGAAAAGGCGCAGGATTCGCCTCCAAGGGTGACCGAGGTCCCTTCCACCCGCGCAACTGAAGCCCCAAGCTCCAGGGAAACCG GTGCTGAGAACCCCGAAAAGGCCGGCTGGGATTTGAAGAATTCTGCTCACGTGTGGGGCCCTTTTCTGGGACTGCTGTTGCCTTCCCTGCTGCTGTTGGCTGGCATGGTCTGA
- the Pi16 gene encoding peptidase inhibitor 16 isoform X1 produces the protein MHGSCSPWVMLPPPLLLLLLLTAAGPTTALTEDEKQTMVDLHNQYRAQVSPPASDMLQMRWDDELAAFAKAYAQKCVWGHNKERGRRGENLFAITDEGMDVPLAVGNWHEEHEYYNFSTATCDPNQMCGHYTQVVWSKTERIGCGSHFCETLQGVEEANIHLLVCNYEPPGNVKGRKPYQEGTPCSQCPLGYSCENSLCEPMRNPEKAQDSPPRVTEVPSTRATEAPSSRETGTPSLATSEILHFSSVTKVSDSLATESSPAVETKAPSTLATEGPSSMATEAQAFLTEVPSVSATHMQPSVDEGPVNFLTSTHIPVPKSMDEEASKSSATSVSPKKSLYPKMSLAESGESVPQIQEEAEPKDKLSEPEAILPEAEAAPTEAEVALREPEAESPKAESPEAEAESPLSSEALVPVLPAQERGGQKASLEHSGHPASPSLPTFPSASGNATGGRTLALQSSWTGAENPEKAGWDLKNSAHVWGPFLGLLLPSLLLLAGMV, from the exons atgcatggcTCCTGCAGCCCGTGGGTGATGTTGCCGCCGCcactgctcctcctgctgctgctgaccgCCGCTGGCCCCACCACAGCCCTCACAGAGGACGAGAAGCAAACTATGGTGGATCTTCACAACCAGTACCGTGCCCAGGTGTCCCCGCCAGCCTCAGATATGCTGCAGATG AGGTGGGATGACGAGCTGGCCGCCTTCGCCAAGGCCTACGCTCAGAAGTGCGTGTGGGGCCACAACAAAGAACGCGGGCGGCGCGGAGAGAACTTGTTTGCCATCACGGACGAGGGCATGGACGTGCCGCTGGCCGTGGGGAACTGGCACGAGGAGCATGAATATTACAATTTCAGCACGGCCACCTGTGATCCGAACCAGATGTGCGGCCACTACACTCAG GTAGTGTGGAGCAAGACTGAGAGAATTGGCTGTGGCTCCCACTTCTGCGAGACGCTCCAGGGAGTGGAAGAAGCTAACATCCATTTGCTGGTGTGCAACTATGAACCCCC GGGGAACGTGAAGGGCCGTAAGCCCTACCAGGAGGGGACTCCTTGCTCCCAGTGCCCTCTTGGTTACAGCTGTGAGAACTCTCTCTGTG AGCCCATGAGAAACCCGGAAAAGGCGCAGGATTCGCCTCCAAGGGTGACCGAGGTCCCTTCCACCCGCGCAACTGAAGCCCCAAGCTCCAGGGAAACCGGTACTCCATCCCTAGCAACCTCTGAGATTCTACATTTCTCCTCGGTAACAAAGGTCTCGGACTCCCTGGCAACCGAGTCCTCACCTGCAGTAGAAACAAAGGCACCATCCACCTTAGCAACCGAAGGTCCCTCCTCCATGGCAACAGAGGCTCAGGCTTTTCTAACTGAGGTCCCCTCGGTTTCTGCAACGCACATGCAGCCCTCAGTGGATGAAGGGCCAGTTAACTTCCTCACATCAACACATATCCCTGTCCCCAAATCTATGGACGAAGAAGCCAGCAAGTCGAGCGCAACCTCTGTGAGCCCAAAGAAATCGCTGTACCCCAAGATGTCCCTGGCAGAGTCAGGAGAGTCCGTACCCCAAATCCAGGAGGAGGCTGAACCCAAGGACAAGTTGTCTGAGCCCGAGGCCATATTGCCCGAGGCAGAGGCCGCACCGACTGAGGCAGAGGTCGCGTTGCGGGAGCCAGAGGCTGAGTCTCCCAAGGCCGAGtcgccagaggcagaggcagagtcgCCTCTTTCCAGTGAGGCTTTGGTCCCAGTTCTTCCAGCCCAGGAGCGCGGTGGGCAGAAGGCCTCACTGGAACACTCTGGCCACCCTGCCTCCCCATCCCTGCCCACCTTTCCTAGTGCTTCGGGTAATGCCACAGGTGGGCGCACCCTGGCCCTACAATCATCCTGGACAG GTGCTGAGAACCCCGAAAAGGCCGGCTGGGATTTGAAGAATTCTGCTCACGTGTGGGGCCCTTTTCTGGGACTGCTGTTGCCTTCCCTGCTGCTGTTGGCTGGCATGGTCTGA
- the Pi16 gene encoding peptidase inhibitor 16 isoform X3 produces the protein MHGSCSPWVMLPPPLLLLLLLTAAGPTTALTEDEKQTMVDLHNQYRAQVSPPASDMLQMRWDDELAAFAKAYAQKCVWGHNKERGRRGENLFAITDEGMDVPLAVGNWHEEHEYYNFSTATCDPNQMCGHYTQVVWSKTERIGCGSHFCETLQGVEEANIHLLVCNYEPPGNVKGRKPYQEGTPCSQCPLGYSCENSLCGAENPEKAGWDLKNSAHVWGPFLGLLLPSLLLLAGMV, from the exons atgcatggcTCCTGCAGCCCGTGGGTGATGTTGCCGCCGCcactgctcctcctgctgctgctgaccgCCGCTGGCCCCACCACAGCCCTCACAGAGGACGAGAAGCAAACTATGGTGGATCTTCACAACCAGTACCGTGCCCAGGTGTCCCCGCCAGCCTCAGATATGCTGCAGATG AGGTGGGATGACGAGCTGGCCGCCTTCGCCAAGGCCTACGCTCAGAAGTGCGTGTGGGGCCACAACAAAGAACGCGGGCGGCGCGGAGAGAACTTGTTTGCCATCACGGACGAGGGCATGGACGTGCCGCTGGCCGTGGGGAACTGGCACGAGGAGCATGAATATTACAATTTCAGCACGGCCACCTGTGATCCGAACCAGATGTGCGGCCACTACACTCAG GTAGTGTGGAGCAAGACTGAGAGAATTGGCTGTGGCTCCCACTTCTGCGAGACGCTCCAGGGAGTGGAAGAAGCTAACATCCATTTGCTGGTGTGCAACTATGAACCCCC GGGGAACGTGAAGGGCCGTAAGCCCTACCAGGAGGGGACTCCTTGCTCCCAGTGCCCTCTTGGTTACAGCTGTGAGAACTCTCTCTGTG GTGCTGAGAACCCCGAAAAGGCCGGCTGGGATTTGAAGAATTCTGCTCACGTGTGGGGCCCTTTTCTGGGACTGCTGTTGCCTTCCCTGCTGCTGTTGGCTGGCATGGTCTGA